The sequence below is a genomic window from Setaria italica strain Yugu1 chromosome IV, Setaria_italica_v2.0, whole genome shotgun sequence.
aaggcttatctggtgatagccggagtagcagttgagaaagcatagcaaagcgcacccagcagtggagtcaaccacctgatcgatcctgggtagaccgaaaggatcttttgggcagtgtttgttgaggtcggtgtagtcaacacacattctccattcgttgtttttcttacgaacaagcacaggattggcgagccagtcaggatggaaaacTTTTTTGATGAAACCtaccgcgagtagcttggctaactcttttttgattgcttctcgtctgtcctgagcgaaccggcgtagtcgttgccgttttggagtagctttgggatcaatattgagagaatgctcgatcagttccttgggcacacctggcatgtcagacggtttccaagtgaagatatcatggttagcccgaaggaaattGACGAATgagaattcctatttaggatctagccctgttccgatcagggctgtcttggaaggatcacccgtctggaggtcaactgatttgaagtcttactcactggtgggtttcacctttgtggaccccaaCTTGTTTttcgggatctctagttcggttggatggagcttctttgaagctatgaagacttgttgcatgggactaggagattgagtagtcgcggcAATTTCtacggcttcggtgtcacattcgtaggatctccatagatctcctcgtagcatgagctcccccttggggcctggcattttgagtaccaggtagacataatgtggtatggccatgaacttggctagtgctggccgtctgagtatagcatggtaagatgtttcgaagtcggcgacctcgaatctggaaggacaacttgtcctagtggtatagccgcgtttccaggcacgatgccgtagaatggtgaatccgttggggtaagcatttcagtgacatcgaggcacatcttccttaatgtcttggcgaagataacgttgaggccgcttccgccgtcgatgagtactttggttacaTTTGATCCTGctacaactggatccaggactagtgggaattgcctggttctgaaaattttgtccattgatgtTTTCTGATGAAAGAAAtgggaacttctgaccattttaacggtgtagggtccgttggttcgatggccatgatctccctgagtacgagtttgttggctcgcttggatgcagtgcctgggatactgccgaaaatgacgttgacggtttttgaagctgtttgGAAGTCACcttcctcatcttcgtcgtttCGGGCTTTATTCTTTCCCTTATCTCtgttcttggtgtactcttcagggagtggtggtgcgggtaagtcttgcatgacccggcgcatgctgtagcagtctatcgccgagtgcttgctagtcggatgccatgggcactgctttttgagtagctcagtgaaggttggcccttcatcatttctacggtgtcccttttttccggagttggtcatggcggcaacggtgttgtcgggcttccttttgcgactGTGGTCACTCGAATAGgtgttccgagcatcgttatgccgagttctatctgggtcattgttgtggttgttgtcgcgtccgcggttacggtgagagccgaaccgttctcgctctttgtcttttttatcagcccactgttgcaccatgattttgagttctttgacatcagctggtcgtcggcgaccgaagtcttggtatgttcgtcgatcgtagagtccattttggaagcactcaatgacgtctgtttcggagatgtcaactatggtagccttctttttgaagaaccgtcgcagatagtcgcgtagggtctcgccttctttttgcttaatttgtcttaagtcgatcttgttgcctcatctagccatggagccgacgaagttgttggtgaaagcctttgtcaagtctgcccaagaatcaatggacttgggtttgagtgactcgagccaggtcagtggtgcgggttccatgcatatggggaaatggataactttggtgtcgttattgcccccggctacttggacggctagcgagtaacatcgtagccattgaactgggtcttgcttgctgtcgtacttggtgattccagttggcttgaacttatcgggtaattttgttttcattacccggtttgtgaaagcaggaaaatggttgtagctgtcgacttcttgttcgcgccgactgttgagaatttctcgcaaatcactgaagttggacatttcgtgGATCTTTCGAGTAGGGCAgatgcttttaaccgagttggtgcagctgacctcaccaacatccttatgtcgagcagaagctttatgcttgcttggaccttggctgtgttgccaaggttggttgactgcatcatcgtttcgtggggtgGCATTTTTGTTTGCAGCTCCcttgctaccttcttgatgagatgtgatacgaggaacagacgggattggtgattccttatcgagtagcttgtaagcttgctccgcgagttgtgcgatcagtccgttgccgcgctgcacgagttgagctatggctgcgttatccttatcctgaggcatcaatatTGATAAAAGGTTGgttgaggcgatagccgcgagtggagtattgtgctcttgagcctggactgcattgaaagccctttcaagatttgtgacaggaatatttgtagccatcgactatcgtcgctcggctcgagtagcattgcgcgctCTTCTTTAAGTTGCGCTGCTCAGAggtttcaccgtgaggggcatcagctgtagactcatcttcggagatgttgtcgatttgtgctaatcgtctgggggttctgttctggctagtacccgggttgttattctgagtaataacgaGTATCTCCCTTTCCGGGtggtagcttccagagcttgatgttgcaatctctgtggaactttccccGTGGTTGGaggtgagtggaacgccttcttgatatggtaggttgtctatatgggcgacgaggcgcgagtcgtagtcacggtcgagaagaggTGGTCGTAATCCCGGctagtggacgaatctgccttgtgatgttgaagttattaccaatccttgggctggaccagatagtggtatctctggtggataggacgagtcggagtcgacgtcttcgtcatgcccAAGTTTGGATCgagttcgagcaagaaaatcttggtagactttggttgcgttACGGAGTCcatgcgggaaccgctttgaaacTGAAACCGTCTTGGACACTGGCTAGGACCGACGAGTCTGAgatgagtccgaccctgagtcctggggtcggttgagcccgaccctttgggggagtagcTCCTCTTCGCCCGACCCAGAGGGGTGAAACTCCGcgtcgcccgaccctgagtcttggggtcggctgagcccgaccctttgggggagtagctccgcttcgcccgacccagaggggtgaaactccgcctcacccaaccctgagtcttggggtcgggtgcgcccgacccctaagcggagggttggagtagtccgaggcgaagtcgaatccgacgcgtagtcgaactcgaactcgttgactttgaaatcttggttttttgtggtcagattttctggtttcttctcttgaacgtcgacgatctggcgccggaatgatcccgagccttcggcgacgcaaagccagaatccgaaaatgaaggtggcgtcggcttcgatgaagaaaacgggcctgatgatgacctttgccattgagttcgcactgagaaactcgacgagtgcccctacctggcgtgccagctgtcggtgatttagaccggcaacccgcctagggggtaccctagttggtcttttatgcggtaagggtcgtcgagaatcaaggaatcaatggtgacgcaaggaacacgatttagacaggttcgggccgctagatcgcgtaataccctatgtcctgtgtgttggtttgtattgagttGCGTCTGTTGAGATGTCTtaaggggggtccctgcccgccttATATACGcgagagggcagggttacaagtctgagtcctagtcgggtactattacagagttctactcggtaatggcctgagtagttttccataaacatacttgactagtccgagtaggatacgcccatgcttgtcctgatcttgtccgagtacgtcccttgatgggccgtccaaggcctactcgtggacctggggtgtatacTCGATAGGGGGCGGTGGAAACGAggaagggggagggaggaggggaggggaggggttggccggcggcggagggagggaccggcggcggagggaggggccGGGGGTGCGGAGGGAGGGGGAAGGGCCGGGTgccagggaggcggcgggggggaggggggcggctgGTGCGGGAGGCCGGAGGACGGGTGGGTGGTTTTTTATTCAGCGCGGGTGGGTAATTATTTTaggccctttgccgagtgtctatagcatagcactcggcaaagcaccattttgccgagtgccaaacggggagcactcggcaaagttttttttcccttttttcctcattttctacAATGTTTTCTTCTACATTTGTTTTGATAAACTCAACAATATCtcatcaaattcactcaacgatatgtatttgattattctactgatattatttcattatttttttgtaGTTATAGCTCCAATTCAATTTATaccaattaaaattctataattgcacttaatacattaaaattatcaaacggttccaaaaaattaccaaaatttcacatgaaacaatatgttctctattgcctatacaaaatgttttgtagtcaaatctaaattcttcttctgagatgcttcagTTTGTAAACATTGTATGTGATAAAATGTGCGAaactttctcaatttttttaCCACTACCACGTATGATACCaacacatcatgacaaatctcataattttccgACTTCGTTTgcctttttttagaatttaaaatcATTCGATCGCATGTTTGTGGttatgtttcctgaacaagatgtttgaaatttcttttcatttcatgggtaaggcctcaaactgggataaataacataaatatcatttttttactcattttattctataatttgaatcacttgcagttcaaatttgacttaataccaaaattttccttgaaatacaattaattaaataaatatagcaaataaatccaaaaatataccaaattttaacatggagtaccacatgttgtatgtggggagtagaaaaaatttcaaggtgaaaagagggaaaaacttatttttttgccgagtgtcaaaaaaaacactcggcaaacccccctctttgccgagtgtttttttttaacactTGGTAAAAAGggggtttgctgagtgttttttatttgacactcggtaaatcccctatttgccgagtgttttttctttgccgagtgtttttagcttggcactcggcaaagagcttgtttgccgagtgctcgaaaaaaaacactcggcaaaaaaaatacactcgacaatttttagctttcccgtagtgactTTAAGAAAGAGAATGTATTTCCTACTACTTTTTAGTTAgctttattattttttcatgcTACAACCCAGCCCAGCCCATATGAATATTTTCATGGTCTAGCCTGGTTGTTAATCTTGAGCCTAGGTCGAAAAACGTTACCCTGATCTGTCTGACAACATACATAGTAGTGCTACTGCCTGTGTGTGTGATTGGTCGCGTTGTGCGGCTTCACACAACATACTCTCTTGCAAGTGTTTGGTGTTGTCTCTATTAGCTGTGCTGACACTCTGACAGAGCATTGGTATGGTACTTGGCCAAGCATGGCATGGCCAACTGAAAGTAAGCATGGCATGGCCAACTGAAAGTAAAGCATATAGTACTCATACGAGGATGTTTGCTTCTCTGATCAACTAAAAGGATACCAATACTCGGAGTATATGTATCACATAATCTCAAAGGTACTACTccttccatcctaaattactactCATTCTAAATTACTactcattttgacttttctagatataacTTTTAGTATGCACATAAATATATactatctagatacataacagaagttatgtatgtaaaaaaaaGCTAGAAATACGCTCTTGTTTCGTCGTCCTGGCTGACAAAGATATGAATTGTTAATTAGGTACACCACCGTGCATAAGACAGTTAGTATTATATTAGCAAAGAACAGCGGATAGTAGGCCAGAGAAATACACATACAGGCACCAAGATGGAAGAGCGCATAGCTAGGCAGCCCCACATGCCAATGGCCGACCTGTAACGTCTAGCTGCGATCCGACCCATAGGATTAGCTCGCCGGCCGGATGCACCGTGCTGCATCAGCTACCTAGCCAGACAGGCACACGCAGCTCGCATATCCTAGAGTGATATCCCCGTCGCTGTCTCTCGGTCGTTCCGTAACCCAAACGAACATCCGATCCCCCTGTCGTCGAGGTTAACGAGCGTGGCAGATCAGCAGCAGAGAAATAAACAAGTGTAGAGATTAACCACAAAATTTCCTTTAATAATTGAACGGATGCAGACAACCGAAACAAGGATCAGATGTATACACACGTCACGAGATGAAAAGGGTGACGGGGATGAGGATGTGAAAATCCCTTTGCTATTTGCGAGGTGTCTGAAAAAGAATTCGATCATTCGCAAagagaaaaagataaaaaagaatTCGATCATTCATCAGAACGGCTCCGCTTTCTCTCTGCTTGGAGCACCGGCATGTGCGTTATCCGGCGAAAAAGACCGACCTGGGGAGCCACTCGATTCCACCAGCTTTATTTGCCTCGCCAAAGTGAAAAAGAGGAGCTAGGTAGAACACATACCCATGGATGACCTAGCATCCATTGTTACCTTCTtttaactttcttttttttatttcttgcaGGATAGCATTCGTTAAGTTGGCAGAAAGATATTCGCGACAGAGATACCTGTTGTGTCACACCGTTGGCCGGAAATGAAATCTCCTAGTCGGACCCGTTGCTTCGTTAGTTCGCCACGGAAGAATAATGGTCCAGGAGATCGCTTGTCCGTGCCTGACAAGTGTGGCCTGCTCTCTCTTGGCTGACGTGGGGCCCACTTGTCGGCCAGTGCTACTGTCACACTTTAGTTTGGCACACATGGGGGCACCAAAGCCAGACGGTCAGCAACTAAATAATGCGCCACCGGTAGCCATCAGCTTACCGGTAAAGCAAATCCTTCCCTTGCAGACTAATGCAGAACATATATCTCCGTGCCATGCCCATCACACACGCAgaaatcttttcttttttggaacATGACAAATATCAAAAGCGACGAAGATGACGTGCCCATCTGGCGTTCCTAAGCCGATATATACACACACGATCATCAAACTGGTGGCTCAGCCAGCATCGGCAACACCGGCATAGTACAGCAGGCTAGCAACTGAGTCATCAAGTTTCCTGCTGAGCTCCCACCGGCAGCAACGACATGGAGGATCACTTCGACTTTGGCCGGAAGATCTCCAAGGAGGACGAGGGGGCGGCGGTGAAGCCGACGAGGAGCTTCCGGTACGAGGACTACAGCACCAGGCGGGTCTTCCTGCGGAGCTATCCGCTGCAGTGGGactggtcgccggcgccggacgaCGACGAGAAGCACGCACTGGCCGGCGCTACCGAGGCCGCCAAGGTcggggacgacggcgacgagcgctgcggcggcggcggcagggggtgGAAGAGGCAGGTGCTGGAGGTCGTGGTGGAGTGGGGGGAGgacaagctgctgctgctccggaGGGCCAAGAAGCGCCTGGCGCTCTACTTGCTCGGCTGTCACTACGGCGGCCGCCCGGCGCTACCCTTCcggtccggcggcggctcctccaccgcctccaTGCTCACCTCGAGATGATCGTGCCGCGCGATCTATCCATCGATCTACATCTGTTCTTGCTGATCCTTGTTGTGCTCCCTTTTCTTTGCTCTCTGAATGGGATATAGAAAATAAGTACACATATGCTAGCAAAAAATTGATTACCGCAAGTAAATAGAATCTGTAGCAGTGCTAATATGTTCATTGAAAATTAGAGGCATTGTAGAAAGGTGTTGATCCCAGGGAATCTCTGGGATAGATTGGCAGCTGAAAAGGTACCACTATCGTTTCGAAGGGgaaaaagagaggagaaaacGAAAAAGGCACCACTCACTACTTGTTCCCTTGGAAAAGAAATTGCACCGACGACCTTTGCAACATGTCATCAGTAATAAAAACGCAATGAATGAGTCATCGTCCCATCTATAATAACAAAACAGATGCAGGTGAAATTGGGTCTCCACAGTGGCTAGAGAAAAGAGCTGCATACAAGAACCACAAATTCTAAAAGAGGGCCTACACATCCGAACCTGCTCACTGGATCAAAATTTCGGTACAAACGTCCGTCGGACGAGATAATAAATGACCACATGCATGTTTTTAAAGTCAAATATGCTGGCATGTGGTTCTTTAGGATTAAATTTGGACACCCTCAAAGTAATTGCTGGCTACAGCAGAATATACATATTTTATGATTGTAATATTCTGTGtaaatttgtttctgatttgTTGTAATGATAACTCTACCATGCTACTTCACAAAAAGAAATTTATGGACCTGGAGGCACATGTGATCGAGGTACCCACTGGTCACACTTCGCAAGCGATAAgtcatgctttttttttcacaAGCATGTGGTTCTTAGGCTGAAAAGTACGATCTCTCCTTACCATCCAACTTATATTTATATTCCTTTTCATTTCTTGTTGGCTAAAACTTTGCATAAATAAAGTTGTCAACGACAAAGGTATAGTTCTGGGTGCAAGCTGTAGGCTTCATAAAAACAGTTTCGTCATCTGATTTGCAATTATTTATTATGTTTAAtataaaattaaaatatattATAGCTTTATTTTAAATTACTAGAGTTGATAGTTTTATCTAACCTATATATCATCATCTCACAACCCATTACTAAACATATGATTATTATTACCATGAACGGATGAAGATCTTCGGTGTTATTTATAATGTAGATCATAgccactactagatttttggtctaATGCAACGGCGGAAAAAtgttgcaatatgcccaaaatcgatgcaatatctagcaattgcaacggcGACCGGTTGGTTGGCAGGTGTGGCAAGTACTGGTGTggcaatagctctttgcaacgttttttgtgggccgttgcaactaatggtaattgccacacacattttcgttgcattatagagtatggcaatggaggatttcgttgcattagcatgtattgcaacgcaagcagtcattgctatagtacgtaTGAGAATATATTACCACGGAAATTTGacgttgtgacatatcctatggcaaAATTTCTTTCGTGGAAATACACTATATTGCAACGGAACTATTTTcggtggcaataattagttttgcaacggaAATGATAACATGGGGATtgtttctatggcaacacaactTCTTTCGTTGCAATAACTTATATTGTCacggaaacatgtttggtggcgataattcggtttgcaacggaaaatattacgttgtgacagatcatatggcaacacaattggttttgccgaaataaactatattgccatggaaacatatgtggtggcaataaCTCATGTTGCAACggacaatatttagaagcaagatgATATGTTGCAACTAATTAGCGGTGAAGGTTTTTATGTAtttttgcaacttttatcttccgtggcaataagttgttgtgcaattgaaagtatatagatgcaataaaagatgttgcaacgACCTGGGGTTGctgcaattatttgtttttgcaacaggtggatgtatttcttttcgcaactggaagatgtttttcgcaacggattggattttatatatttgtatatcgaATCGTTTGTGCAACGAAATGGTTTAACCAAAAAatgaattgcatcatcatgaatataaaaccaAGCCATCTCGACATTCATAAAGTGaaagtgccaaatacatattccaaattgaaaatagttcataactagtgTTGGTATATCAACAATACTAAATCCTTGTAATGTAGGCTACAGGAATCATGCAATACATTGATTTTCCTTGAGTGAACCATGTCATGACTCTGAGCCCATTCga
It includes:
- the LOC101756485 gene encoding uncharacterized protein LOC101756485 translates to MEDHFDFGRKISKEDEGAAVKPTRSFRYEDYSTRRVFLRSYPLQWDWSPAPDDDEKHALAGATEAAKVGDDGDERCGGGGRGWKRQVLEVVVEWGEDKLLLLRRAKKRLALYLLGCHYGGRPALPFRSGGGSSTASMLTSR